One Azoarcus sp. DN11 DNA segment encodes these proteins:
- a CDS encoding FadR/GntR family transcriptional regulator, giving the protein MNDLSAAGSDLNFEPIRSQRAFEEIATQIRSLISSGKLKPGDRLPAERDLSAQFDVSRNTLREALRSLEIAGLLELRKGSAGGAFIRPGSPDVIVNGLRDLYDLGAITPRQLTEARIWIEAMVVRVACERATDEDIVALEENIGSVAMAHKAGDEAARAAGNVRFHSLLGQATHNPILAIVMDGIMEVMHQFMTVLGPQHYSTVLPSRRRLVGFIKARDGDAAEAEMTRHLERIHRSYLSKLDQMKGAAGNK; this is encoded by the coding sequence ATGAACGACCTTTCTGCTGCGGGGTCCGACCTGAATTTCGAACCGATCCGGTCGCAACGGGCCTTCGAGGAAATTGCGACCCAGATTCGCTCCCTGATTTCTTCCGGCAAGCTCAAGCCCGGCGACCGGTTGCCCGCAGAGCGGGACCTGTCGGCGCAGTTCGATGTCAGCCGAAACACCTTGCGCGAAGCCTTGCGATCGCTCGAGATCGCCGGTTTGCTGGAGTTGCGCAAGGGTTCGGCGGGTGGTGCATTCATTCGTCCGGGCAGTCCCGATGTGATCGTCAATGGTCTGCGCGACCTGTACGATCTCGGCGCGATTACTCCGCGGCAACTCACCGAAGCACGCATCTGGATCGAGGCGATGGTCGTTCGTGTCGCTTGCGAGCGTGCGACGGACGAGGACATCGTTGCGCTTGAAGAAAACATCGGGAGCGTTGCAATGGCCCACAAGGCGGGCGATGAGGCTGCCCGCGCGGCGGGCAACGTGCGATTCCACTCCCTGTTGGGGCAGGCCACGCATAACCCGATTCTCGCGATCGTGATGGACGGGATCATGGAGGTCATGCATCAGTTCATGACCGTGCTGGGCCCCCAGCATTATTCGACCGTGCTGCCTTCGCGGCGTCGCCTGGTCGGCTTCATCAAGGCGCGTGATGGTGATGCGGCAGAGGCCGAAATGACCCGCCATCTCGAGAGGATTCACCGCTCGTATCTATCGAAGCTCGACCAGATGAAGGGCGCCGCGGGCAACAAGTAA
- a CDS encoding 2-hydroxyacyl-CoA dehydratase family protein, with amino-acid sequence MKSQIFEKLRHASEKPLTAAREWKETNRKMVVGSFPMNFPGELAHAAGTLPMLIQEAEDPITVGHGIIYPFYCGYTRSLVDQAAKGDFEVLDAIMFGDHCVQLLGAADAVRMTLPKKRVAFYQLISSMCDPWTHGRARESFVGLKKVLEELVGNAIDDDALRSSIRLFNKNRRLIRHIYELRRTGRVALTAREMQYIVKSSMVMDKAEHTALMEALVAELERDRSTAPAGVRVHLSGHFCQAPKPEILDLIESCGATVVGDDLFHGYRYISTDVREDGDPLDALAEWYMARNTGVPCPTRVQNDIDWDGYLINAVENEKAQGLIVLMAKFCEPHMYYYPEVKHTFERHGVPHLLIETEHEGIPLEGLKTRVETFLEIVKRREAVALAN; translated from the coding sequence ATGAAAAGTCAGATCTTCGAGAAGCTTCGGCATGCATCCGAGAAACCCCTCACCGCCGCACGCGAGTGGAAGGAAACGAACCGGAAAATGGTCGTCGGGTCGTTTCCGATGAATTTCCCCGGGGAACTGGCCCATGCGGCAGGCACCTTGCCGATGCTTATCCAGGAGGCCGAGGATCCCATCACCGTCGGTCACGGCATCATCTATCCGTTTTACTGCGGTTACACGCGGAGCCTTGTGGATCAGGCCGCCAAGGGCGACTTCGAGGTGCTCGACGCGATCATGTTCGGCGACCACTGCGTGCAGTTGCTCGGCGCGGCGGACGCGGTGCGGATGACGCTGCCGAAGAAGCGCGTGGCCTTCTATCAGCTGATCTCTTCGATGTGCGACCCCTGGACGCACGGGCGGGCACGCGAAAGTTTCGTCGGGCTGAAGAAAGTGCTCGAGGAACTGGTCGGGAACGCCATCGACGACGACGCCCTGCGCTCGAGCATCCGGCTCTTCAACAAGAACCGGCGACTGATCCGCCACATCTACGAGCTGCGACGCACGGGGCGAGTGGCGCTCACGGCGCGCGAAATGCAGTACATCGTCAAGTCGAGCATGGTGATGGACAAGGCCGAGCACACGGCGCTGATGGAAGCGCTCGTGGCGGAGCTCGAACGCGATCGCTCCACCGCACCGGCGGGGGTGCGCGTGCATCTATCGGGCCACTTCTGCCAGGCGCCGAAGCCGGAAATCCTCGACCTGATCGAATCCTGTGGCGCCACGGTGGTCGGTGACGACCTCTTCCACGGCTATCGCTACATCTCGACGGACGTGCGCGAGGACGGCGACCCGCTCGACGCGCTGGCCGAGTGGTACATGGCGCGCAATACCGGCGTGCCGTGTCCGACGCGCGTGCAGAACGACATCGACTGGGACGGCTACCTGATCAACGCGGTCGAGAACGAGAAGGCACAAGGGCTGATCGTGCTGATGGCGAAGTTCTGCGAGCCGCACATGTACTACTACCCCGAGGTCAAGCACACCTTCGAGCGTCATGGGGTGCCGCACCTGCTGATCGAGACCGAGCACGAAGGCATTCCGCTCGAGGGGCTCAAGACCCGCGTCGAGACCTTCCTCGAGATCGTCAAGCGCAGAGAGGCCGTCGCGCTCGCCAACTAA
- a CDS encoding 2-hydroxyacyl-CoA dehydratase family protein, which translates to MNSAVQDQKKANKLTSTRNAGKLVNDYWETVFRAKEEGKLVCWYEGSAINPFLQAADICWVHGEAYSALLAARHQEGPAQKAAEEHGYIKELCSYARTHLGCVVSNQRMGNAPETPFLGMADDPHLAARLPAPDMIISAYAYCSTGQQWDEITARLFGKKIPIFNVSIPLIWGGKPDAGYLKGEEWEETSQYLARQLREMVVFIEQQTGRKFEWDRLYEMMGYVKQASKLRLEAMDLCTARPAPASFFDWIVSIAPLNNLPIGPHLVDFFQGMKDEVQQRVASGAGAIHNERYRLYFDGIMNWNKVGWLAEKFAKYDATVVSGRYTHQAFWQEPDLIDPNDPILGMAQNYLICPINLSAPFLIEKTLNFCRKYELDGMVLHSSRTCRAFTNPQFLMAEAATRELGIPTTMFEGDVTDESFYKDELLNSRVEAMLEAIDASRAGRGTPSQVSDFSLLAQNRAEASPLVFHRG; encoded by the coding sequence ATGAACAGTGCAGTGCAGGATCAGAAGAAAGCCAACAAGCTCACTTCCACGCGAAACGCCGGCAAGTTGGTGAACGACTATTGGGAGACCGTTTTCCGCGCGAAGGAGGAGGGCAAGCTGGTCTGCTGGTACGAGGGATCGGCGATCAACCCCTTCCTCCAGGCGGCCGACATCTGCTGGGTGCATGGCGAGGCCTATTCAGCGCTGCTCGCGGCGCGCCACCAGGAAGGTCCGGCACAGAAGGCAGCCGAGGAGCATGGCTACATCAAGGAATTGTGCTCGTATGCGCGTACTCACCTCGGTTGCGTGGTGTCGAACCAGCGCATGGGCAACGCGCCCGAAACGCCTTTCCTCGGCATGGCGGACGACCCCCATCTTGCGGCGCGCCTGCCGGCGCCCGACATGATCATCAGCGCCTATGCGTACTGCAGTACGGGGCAGCAGTGGGACGAAATCACGGCGCGGCTTTTCGGCAAGAAGATCCCGATCTTCAACGTTTCGATCCCGCTGATCTGGGGCGGCAAGCCCGATGCGGGCTACCTGAAGGGCGAAGAGTGGGAAGAGACTTCGCAGTACCTCGCGCGGCAGTTGCGCGAGATGGTCGTCTTCATCGAGCAGCAGACCGGCCGCAAGTTCGAGTGGGATCGCCTGTACGAGATGATGGGGTACGTGAAGCAGGCCTCCAAGCTGCGCCTCGAAGCGATGGATCTGTGCACGGCGCGGCCGGCGCCGGCGTCGTTCTTCGACTGGATCGTAAGCATCGCGCCGCTCAACAACCTGCCGATCGGCCCGCATCTGGTCGACTTCTTCCAGGGCATGAAGGACGAGGTCCAGCAGCGCGTCGCGAGCGGAGCAGGGGCGATCCACAACGAGCGCTACCGCCTCTATTTCGACGGCATCATGAACTGGAACAAGGTGGGCTGGCTCGCGGAGAAGTTCGCGAAGTACGACGCGACGGTCGTGAGCGGACGCTACACGCACCAAGCCTTCTGGCAAGAGCCGGACCTGATCGACCCGAACGATCCGATCCTCGGCATGGCCCAGAACTACCTGATCTGCCCGATCAATCTCAGCGCGCCCTTCCTGATCGAGAAGACGCTCAATTTCTGCCGCAAGTACGAGCTCGACGGCATGGTGCTGCACTCGTCGCGGACCTGCCGCGCCTTCACGAATCCGCAGTTCCTGATGGCCGAGGCGGCGACGCGCGAGCTGGGTATCCCGACGACGATGTTCGAGGGCGACGTGACCGACGAGTCGTTCTACAAGGACGAACTCCTGAACAGCCGCGTCGAGGCGATGCTGGAAGCGATCGATGCGAGCCGGGCCGGCCGCGGAACGCCGAGCCAGGTCAGCGATTTCTCCCTGCTCGCGCAGAACCGGGCGGAGGCCTCGCCGCTGGTGTTCCACCGCGGCTGA
- a CDS encoding acyl-CoA dehydratase activase: MKSYVMGIDFGSTTAKTVILDTKGRVVASCIGNMGAVSDDGVKASVKGALEQAGITQADVGRTVSTGYGRRMLEIADKNYTEITCHARGAVAMMPEARLVIDIGGQDSKVIAIDANGLVAQFAMNDRCAAGTGKFLEVLARAMDIELDKMGGVALQAQQKLQISSMCATFAETEVISLLAEGNAKPDVLAAVHAAIASRTLGLVSRVGKRGPIVMTGGVAKNVAAVRHIEEALEMPLHLPPDPQIAGALGAALLALDDFRASNPLPDADEDDHMEDAMGAARACGTGCKGKPAEGAAKPFWTKLTGLGSSRKADAATK; encoded by the coding sequence ATGAAATCTTATGTGATGGGGATCGACTTCGGCTCGACCACGGCCAAGACGGTGATCCTGGACACGAAAGGGCGAGTCGTCGCATCGTGCATCGGCAACATGGGCGCGGTGAGCGACGACGGCGTGAAGGCTTCGGTCAAGGGGGCGCTGGAACAGGCCGGCATCACCCAGGCCGACGTCGGCCGGACGGTCAGTACCGGCTACGGCCGGCGTATGCTGGAGATCGCGGACAAGAATTACACCGAGATCACCTGCCATGCGCGCGGCGCGGTCGCGATGATGCCCGAGGCGCGCCTCGTCATCGACATCGGCGGGCAGGACAGCAAGGTCATCGCGATCGACGCGAACGGGCTCGTCGCCCAGTTTGCGATGAACGACCGCTGTGCGGCGGGCACCGGGAAATTCCTCGAGGTGCTGGCGCGGGCGATGGACATCGAGCTCGACAAGATGGGCGGCGTCGCGCTGCAGGCGCAGCAGAAGCTGCAGATCTCGAGCATGTGCGCGACCTTCGCCGAGACCGAAGTGATCTCGCTGCTCGCCGAGGGCAACGCGAAGCCGGACGTCCTCGCGGCGGTGCATGCCGCGATCGCTAGCCGCACGCTGGGCCTCGTGAGCCGCGTCGGCAAACGAGGGCCGATCGTGATGACGGGCGGGGTCGCGAAGAACGTCGCGGCCGTGCGCCACATCGAGGAGGCACTCGAAATGCCGCTCCATCTGCCGCCCGACCCGCAGATCGCAGGCGCGCTCGGCGCGGCGCTGCTCGCGCTCGACGATTTCCGCGCGTCGAACCCGCTGCCGGATGCCGATGAGGACGACCACATGGAGGATGCGATGGGAGCGGCACGCGCGTGCGGCACCGGCTGCAAGGGCAAGCCCGCCGAAGGGGCTGCCAAACCGTTCTGGACAAAGCTCACGGGCCTGGGCTCCAGCCGCAAGGCCGACGCGGCGACGAAGTGA
- a CDS encoding SDR family oxidoreductase, which produces MEIKPPEALPLKECGLLITGGTAGVGLATAFKFAEAGVTRIALVGRAAERGERARVAVQERFPAARVVFIQADAMDPAQATRAVETAERQIGNVDILVNSVSSAAVPGLFHESPIEDVLPTVVNQLLPPLHMCRAAVAGMASRRRGAIVNISSDAAKVSTPGEAVVGSAMAAIVRFSTAFALEAKRYGVRVNVVTPSLIGGTDAYDKLMKDEFAGKLFEKALRAAHLGMTLPEDLAPLIVFLASPEAARITGQVISVNGGISVA; this is translated from the coding sequence ATGGAAATCAAACCCCCCGAAGCGTTGCCGCTGAAGGAATGCGGGCTGCTCATCACCGGCGGGACGGCCGGGGTCGGGCTGGCGACCGCGTTCAAGTTTGCCGAGGCGGGCGTGACGCGCATCGCGCTCGTCGGCCGCGCCGCCGAGCGTGGCGAACGCGCCCGCGTCGCGGTTCAGGAGCGTTTCCCGGCCGCCCGCGTCGTTTTCATCCAGGCCGACGCGATGGACCCTGCGCAGGCGACGCGCGCCGTCGAAACCGCCGAGCGGCAGATCGGCAACGTCGACATTCTGGTCAACAGCGTGTCGAGCGCCGCGGTGCCCGGTCTGTTCCACGAATCGCCGATCGAGGACGTCCTGCCGACGGTCGTGAATCAGTTGCTGCCGCCACTGCACATGTGCCGGGCGGCCGTCGCCGGCATGGCGTCGCGGCGTCGCGGCGCGATCGTCAACATCTCGTCCGACGCGGCCAAGGTGTCGACGCCGGGCGAGGCGGTCGTCGGCAGTGCGATGGCCGCGATCGTGCGCTTCTCGACCGCCTTCGCGCTGGAGGCGAAGCGCTACGGGGTGCGCGTCAATGTCGTCACGCCGTCGCTGATCGGCGGAACGGATGCTTATGACAAGCTGATGAAGGACGAGTTCGCGGGGAAACTGTTCGAGAAGGCCTTGCGCGCCGCGCACTTGGGGATGACGCTGCCGGAGGATCTCGCGCCGCTGATCGTGTTCCTTGCAAGCCCCGAGGCGGCCCGCATCACCGGTCAGGTCATCAGTGTGAACGGGGGCATTTCGGTCGCCTGA
- a CDS encoding OB-fold domain-containing protein has translation MTTMYQERPLGAPISDPATEPYWAAARDRVLRYRKCTACGEPHWYPRPICPFCQGDTEWTDASGLGTVYSVSVTRRAGPIPYAIAYVTLDEGVTMLTNIVDCDLDAVRIGQRVKVCFKAAEDGALIPMFTPA, from the coding sequence ATGACGACGATGTACCAGGAGCGCCCCCTCGGCGCGCCGATCTCGGACCCCGCCACCGAGCCCTACTGGGCTGCCGCGCGCGACCGCGTGCTGCGCTACCGCAAATGCACCGCCTGCGGCGAACCCCACTGGTATCCGCGCCCGATCTGCCCCTTCTGCCAGGGCGATACCGAGTGGACCGACGCGAGCGGTCTCGGCACTGTCTACAGCGTCAGCGTTACGCGCCGCGCCGGACCGATTCCCTATGCGATCGCTTACGTGACACTCGACGAGGGCGTGACGATGCTGACCAACATCGTCGACTGCGATCTCGACGCCGTCCGCATCGGCCAGCGCGTCAAAGTGTGCTTCAAGGCGGCCGAGGATGGCGCGCTGATCCCGATGTTCACGCCCGCCTGA
- a CDS encoding thiolase domain-containing protein has translation MTIRRKACIAGAFEHPTRKAPDKTVAQLHAECARGALADAGLTLADVDGYFCAGDAPGMGANNMVDYLGLTVRHVDSTDTGGSAYLVHVAHAAQAIAAGKCNVALITLAGRPRSEGSSGVGPRVVTSTTPDVPWEMPYSPVTVNMYALAAARHMHEYGTTAEQLAWIKVAASTHAQHNPHAMLRDVVTVEDVLASPMIADPLHKLDCCVVSDGGGALVVVRPEIARSLRRPLINVLGAGEAIKGQHGGKVDLTWCGAALSGPRAFEEAGVTPADIRYASIYDSFTITALTQIEDLGFCAKGEGGRFVADGNLISGVGKLPFNTDGGGLCNNHPANRGGMTKVIEAVRQLRGEAHPAVQVPDCTLALAQGMGGMLGSRHGSATLILERE, from the coding sequence ATGACCATCCGACGAAAAGCCTGCATCGCAGGCGCCTTCGAACACCCGACCCGCAAAGCGCCCGACAAGACGGTTGCGCAACTGCACGCGGAATGCGCCCGCGGAGCGCTGGCCGACGCCGGCCTGACGCTTGCGGACGTGGACGGCTACTTCTGCGCCGGCGACGCGCCCGGCATGGGCGCCAACAACATGGTCGACTACCTCGGACTCACTGTGAGGCACGTCGACAGCACCGACACCGGCGGTTCCGCCTACCTGGTCCACGTCGCGCACGCGGCCCAGGCGATCGCCGCCGGCAAGTGCAACGTCGCGCTGATCACGCTCGCGGGCCGCCCGCGCAGCGAAGGCTCGAGCGGGGTCGGCCCGCGCGTCGTCACCTCGACGACGCCCGACGTGCCGTGGGAGATGCCCTATTCGCCGGTGACGGTGAACATGTACGCGCTCGCCGCCGCACGCCATATGCACGAATACGGGACGACCGCCGAACAGCTCGCATGGATCAAGGTCGCCGCCTCGACCCATGCGCAGCACAACCCCCACGCGATGCTGCGCGACGTCGTGACGGTCGAGGACGTGCTCGCCTCGCCGATGATTGCGGACCCGCTGCACAAGCTCGACTGCTGCGTTGTGAGCGACGGCGGCGGCGCGCTCGTGGTCGTCCGCCCCGAGATCGCCCGCTCGCTGCGCCGCCCGCTCATCAACGTGCTCGGTGCCGGCGAGGCGATCAAGGGCCAGCACGGCGGCAAGGTCGACCTGACCTGGTGCGGGGCAGCCTTGTCGGGTCCCCGCGCCTTCGAGGAAGCCGGCGTCACCCCGGCCGACATCCGCTACGCGTCGATCTACGACAGCTTCACGATCACGGCCCTGACGCAGATCGAGGACCTCGGCTTCTGCGCCAAGGGCGAAGGCGGCCGCTTCGTCGCCGACGGCAACCTGATCTCGGGCGTCGGGAAACTGCCGTTCAACACCGACGGCGGCGGCCTGTGCAACAACCACCCGGCCAACCGCGGCGGGATGACCAAGGTCATCGAGGCCGTGCGCCAGCTGCGCGGCGAGGCGCATCCTGCGGTGCAGGTGCCGGACTGCACGCTGGCGCTCGCCCAAGGCATGGGCGGCATGCTCGGTTCGCGCCACGGCAGCGCAACGCTGATTCTGGAAAGGGAGTAA
- a CDS encoding SDR family NAD(P)-dependent oxidoreductase encodes MEPMVSLEGRTIVVTGAGQGIGRAITDLAVGLGANVVGIDLNQDTLLAAMETLPSERVIPVVGSVVDAELAARTVDGAVERFGAIHGLVNNAGITRPAMIEKMTTKQWQDVIDVHLTGTFHWLQAVGRHMVERAKAGDTDGGAIVNISSDAGRKGAVGQINYAAAKAGLMGMTMTAAREWGKYNIRTNSVCFGVVETPMTEVVRGEKFRDGMLAQIPLGRWSTPEEVVRTVCFLLSDGASYITGQHLAVNGGFHISL; translated from the coding sequence ATGGAACCCATGGTATCGCTGGAAGGCCGCACGATCGTGGTGACCGGGGCGGGGCAGGGCATCGGTAGGGCGATAACCGACTTGGCGGTCGGCCTCGGCGCGAACGTCGTCGGCATCGACCTCAATCAGGACACGCTGCTCGCCGCGATGGAGACGCTGCCGTCTGAGCGTGTGATACCCGTCGTTGGGAGCGTGGTCGACGCCGAGCTCGCCGCACGCACCGTCGACGGCGCGGTGGAGCGCTTCGGCGCGATTCACGGGCTGGTCAACAACGCCGGCATCACGCGCCCGGCCATGATTGAAAAGATGACGACGAAGCAATGGCAGGACGTCATCGACGTGCATCTCACCGGCACCTTCCACTGGCTGCAGGCGGTCGGCCGCCACATGGTCGAGCGCGCCAAGGCTGGCGACACGGACGGCGGCGCAATCGTCAATATTTCGTCGGACGCTGGGCGCAAGGGCGCGGTCGGCCAGATCAACTACGCGGCGGCGAAGGCAGGCCTGATGGGGATGACGATGACGGCCGCGCGGGAATGGGGCAAGTACAACATCCGGACCAATTCGGTCTGCTTCGGCGTGGTCGAGACGCCGATGACGGAGGTGGTGCGCGGCGAAAAGTTCAGGGACGGGATGCTGGCGCAGATTCCGTTGGGCCGCTGGTCGACGCCCGAGGAAGTGGTCAGGACGGTGTGCTTCCTGCTCTCCGATGGTGCGAGCTATATCACCGGCCAGCATCTGGCGGTCAACGGCGGCTTCCACATCAGCCTCTGA
- a CDS encoding FAD-dependent oxidoreductase — protein sequence MAPMSTNLAADDGAVTPRQIAYYRARALGGVGMVTVEFCCVHAASGRSEARQLSLESIANLDGHRQLVAAITSAGAVACLQLQHGGPGARAEWLEGGVAVGPSELRSQHDPERLVVRALSGAEIQQIVECFGRSAELGVQAGYQAFELHGAHGYLLTSFLSPYFNHRDDSWGGDELRRSAFARHVIGRVRQAIGNRPLIYRISADEFTAGGLSIDNTERIVPLLVEAGVDAIHVSLGLGATSLDKVIEPMSMPEGCRIPYARRVRNAAGVPVIAVGQIRWPGMADAAIAAGDADLIALGRTLLADAEWPDKARRGAEDAIRPCTSCNYCMAATFDPNKTIACAENPRTGRELDPLPDAGVARGRLAIVVGGGPGGMAAALMLDQAGFRTELHEARSRLGGGLIASAAPPFKDKLRWYQRYLERRLEESGVMTKLQSRVDAATLAERGAAVVVVASGARPVSLPIEGLNLPKVHDAYEILMSDDKTVPAPGTRPMVVYGGGETGCETSELLAAHGHAVVLVTRSPAKQLARSAELIYRGLLRRRIAANERIRVVDNSTLVSVAADGTVVLLRSDGVDDRIESAGVVIAQGRRPDNDFVKTLAAAHVPYVVVGDARHNGRIGDAVHAAYAAVKSICATVGAASHLAC from the coding sequence ATGGCGCCGATGTCCACGAATCTAGCCGCTGATGATGGCGCGGTTACGCCGCGCCAGATCGCGTACTACCGCGCCCGCGCGTTGGGCGGCGTGGGTATGGTGACGGTCGAGTTCTGTTGCGTCCATGCGGCGAGTGGGCGCTCGGAGGCCAGGCAGCTGAGCTTGGAGAGCATCGCCAATCTTGACGGCCATCGACAGCTGGTCGCAGCGATCACGTCGGCAGGCGCGGTCGCCTGCCTCCAGCTCCAGCATGGCGGTCCCGGGGCGCGGGCCGAGTGGCTGGAGGGGGGCGTGGCGGTTGGGCCGAGCGAGCTGCGGTCGCAGCACGATCCGGAGCGGCTCGTCGTGCGTGCGCTGTCGGGCGCGGAAATCCAACAGATCGTCGAGTGTTTCGGTCGGTCGGCCGAGCTGGGGGTGCAGGCCGGATATCAGGCCTTCGAATTGCACGGCGCCCACGGCTACCTCCTCACGAGCTTCCTGAGTCCGTATTTCAATCATCGCGATGACTCGTGGGGAGGAGACGAGTTGCGGCGCTCGGCGTTCGCGCGCCATGTGATCGGGCGGGTGCGGCAGGCAATCGGGAATCGACCGCTGATCTACCGGATCTCCGCCGACGAGTTTACGGCGGGCGGCCTTTCAATTGACAATACCGAACGCATCGTGCCGCTTCTCGTAGAGGCAGGGGTCGATGCCATTCACGTATCTCTTGGGCTCGGTGCGACGAGCCTCGACAAGGTGATTGAGCCGATGTCGATGCCCGAAGGCTGCCGGATTCCATACGCCAGAAGGGTCCGCAATGCCGCCGGAGTGCCGGTAATTGCAGTGGGACAAATCCGCTGGCCCGGAATGGCCGACGCGGCGATCGCGGCGGGTGACGCCGACTTGATCGCCCTCGGACGAACGCTGCTTGCGGACGCGGAATGGCCCGACAAGGCGCGCCGCGGGGCCGAGGATGCGATTCGCCCGTGCACGTCCTGTAACTATTGCATGGCGGCCACCTTCGATCCGAACAAGACTATCGCTTGCGCGGAGAACCCGCGAACTGGACGCGAACTGGACCCGCTCCCTGATGCTGGAGTCGCGCGGGGGAGGCTCGCCATCGTGGTCGGCGGCGGGCCAGGCGGCATGGCGGCCGCCCTGATGCTCGACCAAGCTGGATTCCGCACGGAACTCCATGAGGCGCGGTCTCGACTGGGCGGCGGTCTTATTGCCTCGGCCGCTCCGCCGTTCAAGGACAAGCTGCGCTGGTACCAGCGTTACCTAGAACGGCGACTCGAGGAAAGCGGCGTTATGACGAAACTGCAGTCCCGCGTCGATGCGGCGACGCTTGCTGAGCGGGGAGCAGCGGTGGTCGTCGTGGCCAGCGGGGCGCGACCGGTTTCCCTGCCCATCGAAGGTCTGAACCTCCCCAAGGTGCATGACGCCTACGAAATCCTAATGAGCGACGACAAGACGGTGCCTGCTCCGGGGACGCGACCCATGGTGGTCTACGGTGGCGGAGAGACCGGGTGCGAAACGTCGGAACTGCTTGCTGCGCATGGCCATGCGGTGGTCCTCGTGACGCGTTCGCCGGCAAAGCAACTAGCCCGTTCAGCCGAACTGATCTACCGTGGCCTGCTGCGTCGTCGGATCGCCGCGAACGAACGAATCCGTGTGGTCGACAATTCGACACTCGTCTCCGTTGCGGCAGATGGCACGGTCGTACTCCTGCGTTCCGATGGGGTGGACGACCGAATTGAGAGTGCAGGGGTGGTGATTGCGCAGGGACGGCGCCCGGACAACGACTTTGTGAAGACCCTCGCGGCCGCCCATGTTCCGTATGTGGTCGTGGGCGACGCCAGGCACAACGGGCGCATCGGCGATGCCGTCCATGCCGCCTATGCAGCAGTAAAGAGCATCTGCGCCACGGTCGGCGCGGCCTCGCACCTCGCCTGCTGA
- a CDS encoding SDR family oxidoreductase, producing MAQSLNGKVALVTGASSGIGAATVSELLSEGVRVVAAARRLDRLSELQRTLGADGEHFLAVQCDIRDEVAADQLVRRAVGWGGRLDVLVNNAGLARGALHEHGTVEDLRVMLDTNVFALANLTRLATPALKQSRGNIVNVASTVVRALGRGSAVYAATKAAVAAFSEVVRKELCADNVRVITVFPGFVETEFLDNFDDRKRRELEQARAALQALEARDVAEVIAFALTRPPHVSLNEIFVRPTMQAG from the coding sequence ATGGCTCAATCTCTGAACGGTAAAGTCGCTCTCGTCACCGGTGCATCCTCGGGTATCGGAGCAGCCACCGTGTCGGAACTCTTGTCCGAAGGTGTCCGCGTCGTGGCGGCCGCGCGACGCCTGGACCGTCTGTCCGAATTGCAGCGTACGCTTGGAGCGGATGGCGAGCACTTTCTGGCCGTGCAGTGCGACATTCGCGACGAGGTCGCCGCGGATCAGCTTGTGCGTCGTGCCGTTGGATGGGGAGGACGACTTGACGTGCTGGTCAATAATGCAGGCCTTGCACGCGGAGCGTTGCACGAGCACGGAACGGTTGAGGACCTGCGCGTCATGCTCGATACAAACGTGTTCGCGCTCGCCAATCTCACCCGACTAGCGACGCCAGCACTGAAACAGTCCCGCGGAAATATCGTGAATGTCGCGTCAACAGTGGTCCGCGCACTGGGTCGTGGCTCTGCCGTCTATGCAGCGACGAAGGCTGCCGTCGCCGCTTTCTCTGAAGTCGTGCGCAAGGAACTTTGTGCAGACAACGTACGTGTGATCACCGTCTTTCCTGGCTTCGTCGAAACGGAGTTCTTGGACAACTTCGACGACCGGAAGAGGCGCGAACTCGAGCAGGCCCGCGCAGCGCTGCAGGCGCTCGAAGCCAGGGATGTTGCCGAGGTCATCGCGTTTGCCTTGACGCGTCCCCCCCATGTCTCGCTTAACGAGATCTTCGTGCGGCCGACAATGCAGGCGGGATGA